CACGGATGCGAATTTTTGCTCCGCACGAATGAAAGAAATAAGTTCAACGGCAGCCTTCTTCCCGTACAGGTCGCCGGAAAAATCAAACAGATGAGCTTCGACCGTCGGCTTGCTTTCATCGTCCGCAAACGTAGGCTTGACGCCGATGTTCATCACTCCGTTGAAGACGGTGCCCTCGGTAAAAACCCGAACGGCGTACACGCCGTTCATCGGGAGCACGTAAGAGGAAGAAACGGCAATGTTGGCGGTCGGAAAACCGATCGTCCTTCCTCGTTTGTGGCCGTGCACGACGTCGCCTTCCAGACGGTAAGGGCGTCCGAGCAGCCGGGCTGCTTGCTCCACCTTGCCTTCCGCGAGGTGCTCCCGAATGAGCGTGCTGCTTACTTTGCTGCCGCCCTGATGAAAGGGGCGCACCACTTCGACGGCAAATCGCCCTTTGGCCAGCTCGCAAAGCGTGTCGGGGGTGCCGAGCCCTTTATAGCCGAATGTAAAATCGAAACCGACGATCACGGTATCGACCTTCATCGGGATCAGCACCTGCTCGACAAACTGCTCCGGGGATACACGCATAAAATCGGTGTCAAACGCAACCATATAAGTATACTGTACGCCGAGCCGCTCAAACTGCTTCAATTTCTCCTCAAGCGGGGTGAGCAGCTTCACATATTTCGCCTGACCCAGCACCTGCCTCGGATGCGGATGAAACGTCATGATCGAGCAGGGCAAATGAAGCTTTTCCGCCAGCGTCACCGCCCGCCGGATCACTTCGGCATGCCCCAGATGGACCCCGTCGAATTCCCCGATGGCCAGCACCTGGCGGCGAATTGGCTCCGTCTCATTTAATGGGTAAGTCAATTGTATCGTCTGCAAAATCGTTCCACCTTCAATTCCGCACCTGACTGGTTAAGAAAACACTTTGACCGGCTTCAGCTTCCGGTCCGCCGCTTCCCACTCAAAAATGCCGATAAACTCGTTTTGCGGGGAATACGCTCTAACCGTCGTATTCGCTTCGGCCTCAAACACGGGCAGCCGTATTTTTTGCCCTTGAAGCGCCTGCTTCGTCTGCGTTTCATTCAACTCGAGCTTCGGTAAAAATGCAATGGCACGGTCCGCCGCGAGAAGCAGCGTGTGCAGCGTCCCTTCCTTTTGATGCTCCTCCACCTGCTCCAACGTGACGCACTGGCCGATCCCGATGTTGCCCGTGCTCGTCCTCACCAAATGTGACATGACGGCAGGATAACCCAAATCTTTGCCAATATCGACACACAACGTCCGGATATACGTGCCCTTCGAGCAGCGAACGCGGAAACGAATTTCCGGATAAGGCCGGTCCATCTCGGCGGAAAGCATTTCGATTTCATAAATCGTCACTTTACGCGATTTACGTTCGATTTCCTTGCCTTCGCGCGCCAATTCGTACAAACGTTTGCCGTCCACTTTCACCGCCGAAAACATCGGCGGCACCTGCTCGATTTCGCCCACAAACGTCTGCAGCACCTGTTCAACCTGCTGTCGCGTGAGAGAAACCGAATCCGCTCTCGAGGTTACGGTTCCGGAAGCATCTTCCGTATCGGTAGCGAAACCGATCGTCAAGGCCGCTTCATACTCCTTCGGAAGCTCCTGAATGTATTCGACAAGCCGGGTTGCCCGGCCTATGCAAAGCGGAAGCACCCCGGTGACTTGAGGGTCCAGCGTGCCGGTATGGCCGATACGTTTTTCCCTCGTGATTCGCCGCACCTTTGCAACAACATCGTGCGAGGTCCATCCCGCAGGCTTCAAAATCGGCAAAATGCCTTCCAAAGCCGTTTCCGTCGTCGTCATAACGTTTTCCCCACTTCGTCCACCACTCGCTTGATGACCTCGCTCAGCTTTCCGTGTACCGTGCAGCCGGCGGCGCGAACGTGACCGCCTCCGCCGAAGCGCTTGGCGAGCTGAGCCACGTCGACGCGTCCCGCGGAGCGGAAGCTGACTTTGACCTGATCTCCTTCGCGTTCCTTGAACAATATGCCGACCTCGACGCCTTCCACGTTTCTCGGGTAGTTGACAAGCCCGTCCATGTCTTCGCTGGCGGCACCGAATTGCTGCACCTCGTCCATCGTTACATGAAGCCAGGCAACCTTTTGATCATGGGCGAAAGAAAGAGTTTGCAGCGCCTGCTTGAGCAGGCTGATTTGCGGAACCGTGATTGTTTCGAGCAGCCTCTCGGCCAGCTCGTACCCTTTCACGCCAAGCCGGAGCATCTCCGCAGCGATATGCATCACCTTCGGCGACGTGTTCGCGTAACGAAATCCGCCGGTATCGGTGAGCAATCCGGAATAAATGCAAATATTGAGCGGTTCGGTCATGTTCAGCTTCATATGTACGGCAAGGTCATAAAGCACTTCCACCGTCGCCGCGGCGTCATCGCGGACCAGATTCGTATGGCCGAAACGGTCGTTCGTGGCGTGATGGTCGATATTCAGCAGCTCGGCCTGAGGGGCAAACCATGTGTGAACGGCGCCGATCCTTGCGAAATCGGCGCAATCCACGCTGATGATATGGCGGTAAGTCCGCTGCATGGACGAATCGTCGCAGCTTGTTATCGTCTGATTCCCGGCCATATACAAAAATTTCCCAGGCATCCTGCCTTCGTTGATGAGCGTATACGTTTTGCCCAGTTGGCGGAGCATCCATCCGACCGCAAACGTAGAGCCGGCCGCATCTCCGTCCGGCTGTACGTGGGAAACGACGAGAAAGTCGTCGCGGTCCGAGATGAACCGGGCTGCCGCTTCAAGCTGAGCCTCGTAACCCTGCTGCCCGTCCATCATGAGTTTACGTTCCCCGTGTTGATGCGGTCCAGCAGCTGCTCGATCCGGCTTCCGTAATCGATCGACGCATCGAATTTGAATAGAAGCTCCGGAATTTTGCGCAGCCGGATCCGTTTGCCCAGTTCGGAGCGGATAAAGCCGGAGCTGCGGGACAACGCCTTTAACGTCTCTTCCTTTTGCTCATCGGAGCCCATGACGCTCAAAAAAACTTTAGCCTGGGAAAAATCGTTCGTGACTTCGACGCCCGTTACGGTAATGAAGCCGATTCTAGGGTCTTTGAGCTCGGCTTGAATGATTTGGCTGATCTCTTTCTTGATCTGCTCGCCGACTCTGCCTACGCGAACTTTAGCCATGACCTATCACCTCTCCACGGTTTCCATTACGAACGCTTCGATCGTATCTCCCTCTTTAATATCGTTGAATCTTTCGAGAGAAATTCCGCACTCGTAGCCTTGCGCCACTTCCCGGGCATCGTCCTTAAACCGCTTGAGCGAGTCGATCTTGCCCTCGTAAACTACGATGCCGTTGCGAATGAGACGGGCTTCGGCGTTGCGGGAAATTTTGCCCGAGGTGACCATACATCCTGCGATCGTACCGACCTTGGACACCTTAAACACATTTCTAACCTCAGCATGCCCAATGACGTTTTCTTTGTATACGGGATCGAGCATTCCTTTCATTGCCGCTTCGATTTCGTCGATCACGTTGTAAATGACGTTGTGCAGACGGATGTCCACCTTTTCCTGCTCAGCCGTCAATTTCGCTTGCGGCTCCGGTCGTACGTTGAAGCCAATGACGATCGCATTGGACGCGGAAGCGAGGATAACGTCGGATTCGGTGATAGCACCTACGCCGTTATGCAAAATTTTAACGCGCACTCCTTCGATGTCGATTTTCGCCAGCGAACCTTTGAGCGCCTCGACGGAGCCCTGGACATCGCCTTTGATGATGACATTAAGGTCTTTGATCTCGCCGTCCTTGATGTGCTTGTACAGATCGTCCAGCGTAACGCGAGCGTTGGCGCCCATTTCCGCCTGACGCTGGGTCACCGCGCGTTTCTCCGCGATCGCTCTCGCCTTGCGTTCATCCTCGAACGCCATAAACGGATCGCCCGCTTGCGGCACTTCGGTGAGGCCGGTAATCTCCACCGGTGTAGATGGACCAGCTTCCTTCAGCTTCTTGCCTTTATCGTTGACCATCGCGCGCACGCGGCCAAAGCAGTTGCCGGCTACGAAGCTGTCGCCGATTTTAAGCGTACCGTGCTGGATAAGAACGCGGGCAACCGGGCCTTTTCCTTTGTCGAGCTCGGCCTCGATGACCGTGCCGCGGGCACGTTTGTTCGGGTTCGCCTTCAGCTCCTGTACTTCGGCAACGAGCAAAATCATGTCGAGCAGGTTTTCCAAACCGATGCGCTGCTTCGCCGAGACGTTGCAGAAAATCGTATCGCCGCCCCATGCTTCTGGAACGAGCTCGTATTCGGTCAGCTCCTGCATGATGCGATCGGCATTCGCATCCGGCTTGTCGATTTTGTTTACCGCTACGATGATCGGCACTTTGGCCGCCTTCGCATGGTTGATCGCCTCGATCGTTTGCGGCATGACGCCGTCGTCCGCAGCTACGACCAAGATCGTAATATCCGTTACCTGAGCGCCGCGGGCACGCATCGAAGTAAACGCTTCGTGACCCGGCGTATCAAGGAAGGTAATTTTCTTGCCGTGAATCTCAACTTGATATGCGCCGATATGCTGAGTAATGCCGCCAGCTTCGCCTTCGGTGACGTTCGTTTTGCGGATCGAGTCGAGCAAGGTTGTTTTCCCGTGGTCGACGTGGCCCATGATCGTAACGACCGGCGGGCGTTCAAGTAAATCCGCTTCGTCGTCTTTTTCCTCGACAAGTTCGAATTTGTCTTCCTCAACCGGAATTTTCACTTCCACTTCCACGCCGAACTCGGCGGCAAGCAGTAGAATCGCGTCGATCTCGAGTTCCTGGTTGATAGTCGCCATCACGCCGAGGAACAACAGTTTCTTGATGACCTCCGAAGCATCCTTATGCAGCAGTTTGGCGGCCTCGCCGACCGTCATATTGCCGCGGACGATGATTTTCTTCGGTGTGTTATCAATTTTTTCTCTGCGCGGAGGTTCTGGCGTACGGCCTCTATTATTGTTGAAACGGTTGCCTCCAGGTCGGTTGCCCCCGCTCCTCAGGTTGCTTTGCTTGTTATCGTCGAAACGTTTCTGCGCCGGTTTTGTCTTTTTCGTCGTTTTGCCGGTCGATACGTTCGTATCGTCCAGATCAAGCTCGATTACGTCTTTCGCATTTTGCGGGCTGGACGCAACCGCTTTTTGCGCGACAAACTGAGCTTTCGGCTCGTGATGTTTGCGCGGACCTCCGGCGTTGTTATTGTTCTGCCGCTGCTCGAAGCCGCGGTTCCGGTTCTGATTTTGGTTTCCATTGCCGCTTTGCTGGAAGTTGCCCTGCTGCTGCCCTCCGCCGCGCTGTTCGTTCGGACGGCCGCCGCCTTGTCCTTGCTGCTGGCCGCCTTGTGGACGCTGCTGCTGGCCGCCGCGGTTATCGCGGTACTGATTGCCTTGCTGGCCTTGACCGCCTGGACGGTTTTGCTGCTGACCGCCGCCGCGGTTGTCGCGGTGCTGATTGCCCTGTTGGCCTTGGCCTGCCGGACGGTTTTGCTGCCCGCCGCGATTATCGCGCTGCTGATTGCCGTACTGGCCTCCGCCTTGGCGGTTTTGCTGGCCCTGCTGCTGCGGCCGGCCTTGGCCTCCTTGCTGGTGCTGCGGTCTGGCCTGCTGGGTGCCCGACGCCGAAGCCGCCTGGACGGATGCCGCCGGCCTTTGCCCTTCCGGTCTTTGCCCCTGCGGAGCGGCCGGTTTCGGAGCCCCCCCGCCCTGCTTCGCTGCCGCTCCCGCCTTAATATCGCGGAAAAATTTTTCGACCGCATCCACCGCTTCATTTTCCATGACGCTCATATGGTTGTTCACTGGAATGTTTAATCGTTTTAAAATCGTAATGATCTCCTTGCTGCTCATATTCAAGTTTTTCGCATATTCGTAAACTCGCAGTTTGTTGTCTTGTTTATTCAATCGCGTACACCTCCGGTAGTTTCCCGACACTTTTCCAACATTTGCGCGAAACCTTTATCGGTGACAGCGATGACGACGCGTTCCGCCTTGCCGATGCTCTGACCGAGTTCGTCCCTTGAGCCGAATTCCATGATCGGCACCCGATAAGACCTGCACTTGTCGTTCATCTTTTTGCGCGTATTGTCCGACGCGTCCTCCGCTACGATCACCAGTTTCGCATCGCCCGATTTTACTGCAGCCATGACGCCTTCATCCCCGGTTACAAGTTTGCCGGCACGCATAGCCAGCCCCAAATTCGATAAAAATTTAGTCTTCATCGTTCACCGTTTCTTTTTGGGCAATGAATTCATCTTCGACCCGGATAAAGTCCTGCTCTAACCTGTCATATATTTCAGAGCTGACCGCCGCTTTAAGAGCACGGTCGAACGCTTTGCTTTTTTTCGCCAGCTTGAAGCATGATTGCTTACCGCACAGATAAGCGCCGCGTCCCGATTTTTTCCCCGTAAGATCGATCATGATTTCGTCCGTGGGCGTTTTAACCACGCGAATCAGTTCTTTTTTCGGCATCATTTCCTGACACGCCACGCATTTGCGGAGCGGTATTTTTCGTGGTTTCATCGTTTTCACCTGCCTAAGCAGCCAAAACTTCAAGGTCAGTCGATGCTGACCGAATCCTGGTGCATTTCTTCGCCGTACGTCTTCGGACGGCCGTATTCCTGCTCGGCTTGCGTTTCGCTCTTAATATCGATTTTCCAGCCGGTCAGCTTTGCGGCGAGGCGGGCGTTCTGTCCTTTAATGCCGATCGCAAGCGACAGCTGGTAATCCGGAACGATGACGCGGGCCATTTTTTCGTTTTCAAACACCTGCACCTCAAGCACCTTGGACGGGCTGAGTGCGTTGGCGACATACTCCTCGACGTTTTCCATCCACCGGACGATATCGATTTTCTCGCCTTTCAGCTCGTTTACGATCGTCTGCACGCGCACGCCTTTCGGGCCTACGCAGGAGCCGACCGGATCCACCTCTGTATTGCGGGAATGAACGGCGATTTTCGAGCGGAAGCCGGCCTCGCGCGCCACGGAGCGGATTTCCACGACGCCGTCGTAAATTTCCGGCACTTCGAGCTCAAACAGCCTTTTCAGCAAACCGGGATGTGTCCGGGACAAGATGATCTGCGGACCTTTGGTCGTATTTTCAACCTTGGTGATGTAGGCCTTGACGCGGTCCCCTTGCTTGAACTTATCGGTCGGCATCAGCTCGGTCAGCGGAAGCGCCGCCTCGATTTTGCCGAGATCGATGTACAGGTTGCGCTGATCCTGCCTTTGTACGATCCCGTTGACGATATCTTCTTCCTTATCGACAAAAGCGTTATAAATAAGTCCGCGCTCGGCTTCGCGAATGCGCTGCGTAACGACCTGCTTGGCGGTTTGCGCCGCAATGCGGCCGAAATCGCGAGGCGTCACTTCGATTTCGACGATATCGTTCAGTTGGTAGTTTTGGTTGATTTCGCGCGCGGCCTGAACGGAAATTTCCATTCTTGGATCGAGCACGTCTTCGACGACGGTTTTGCGGGCGTATACTTTAATAAGCCCGGTTTGACGGTTGATATCGACGCGCACGTTTTGCGCGGTGTTGAAGTTGCGCTTGTAGCTGGAGATGAGGGCCGCTTCGATCGCGTCGATCAATATATCCTTGGCGATCCCTTTCTCTCTTTCGATTTCCGACAGTGCTTCAATAAAATCCATGTTCATGTGGAATTCAAGTCCCCCTTTCAAAAAATGCGGCTTCGGTGCCGTCATTAAAAAACGATCGCAAGTCTTGCACCGGCTACTTTGCCGACGGGAATCGCGTGCTTTTTCTTGCCGATTTCCACCACAAGCTCCTGCTCGTTATATTCGGCCAGCACGCCCTCAAATTCTTTCAGACCGCCCACCGGTTCATAGGTTGTAACAAACACATGGTGGCCGACCGCTTTTTGAAAATCCTGCGGCTTTTTGAGCGGGCGCTCCGCTCCGGGCGAAGACACTTCAAGGAAATAGGCGCTTTCGATCGGATCTTTCTCGTCCAGCTTCTCGCTCAAATATTCGCTGATGCGTCCGCAGTCATCGATGTCGATGCCTCCTTCCTTATCCACGAATACTCGCAGAAACCAGTTGCCGCCTTCCTTGACGTATTCGATATCGACGAGCTCAAACCCGTGCTGGTCCAAATACGGCTGCACGAGCGACTCGACGATCGATTTGATTTGTTCTGTGCTCAAACGCAAATGACCTCCTGTAATAGGTGTTTATGTGTATACAAAATGTAAAGAGTGGGTTTCCCCACTCTCTGACGTCAGCGTGATATTAATCATTATTACCAAAAAAAATTATACCATAACAATTGTTGGCATACAATAGGGAAATTGCATGGAATCCTCCCTGATCTGTAAAGCGTGTCCGCCGTAGGTTTTGCGACAGCAAAACCACGGCAGACATACGCGAGCCAGAGGCACGAATTATCTCATAGATTCTACGCTCCCAAAGTTAAGCGTGTCCGGTATAGGATTTTTTGCGTGAAAGCAAAAAATCCATGCCGGACAAACGCGACCTAGTAGCGAGCACTCCCTCCATAAGGGCGGGTCCAGGGCGCAAGCGCCTGGGGTCCCCCTGTCAGGGGGATTTGATGGGAAAATAGACGATGGCGCCCATTTTCATTCCCCATTGTGACGCTCGGTCATCTTGTTTAGGGGGTCTAAAACAACGACAATTGATTCGACTCCGGTAAACCGCGGAAGCAGCCCATTTGGGTAAGCAGCTCGACGATCGTTTTCGAAGCTTTACTGCGCTGCTGGAAATCTTCGATCGACAGGAACGGGCCATCGTCTTTGGCGGCGGCGATGCTTTTCGCCGCGTTTTCGCCGATGCCGGCGACCGCCGAAAACGGCGGGATAAGCGAGTCGCCGTCGACGAGAAATTTCGTCGCATGCGATTTGTACAGATCGAGCGGCTTGAAGCTGAAACCGCGGGCGGTCATCTCAAGCGCCATCTCGAGGATCGACACCATCGCTTTTTCTTTCGGAGTCGCCTGGAATGCCTTTTCCTCGATCTCAAGCAGCCGCTTCAAGATGGCGTCATAGCCTTGGCACAGCGTCTCGAGCTCGAAATCGGTCGCCCGCACGCTGAAGTAGGTCGCGTAAAATTCAATCGGATGATACAGCTTGAAGTAGGCGGTGCGCACCGCGGATATGACGTAAGCGGCGGCGTGCGCCTTCGGGAACATGTACTGGATTTTCTCACACGAATCGATGTACCATTGCGGCACTTTGCACTTCTTCATTTCTTCCTTCCACTCGTCGGTGAGACCTTTACCCTTACGTACGCTTTCCGTAATTTTAAACGCCAGCGCGGCGTCCATTCCCGCTTTATAGATCAAATACAGCATGATGTCGTCGCGGCAGCCGATAACCGTTTTGATCGTACAGATGCCTTTCTTGATCAGCTCTTGAGCGTTATCGAGCCAAACACCGGTACCATGGGACAGACCCGATATTTGCAGCAGGTCGGCAAAGCTGGACGGCTGCGCCTCTTCAAGCATTTGCCGCACGAACTTCGTACCCATCTCCGGCACGCCGTATGTCGCCACAGGAGTGCGGATCTGCTCCGGCGTGACTCCGAGAGCCTCTACCGAGTTAAACATGCTCATAACCTTCGGGTCGTTCATCGGGATCGTCGTCGGATCGACCCCTGTCAAATCCTGCAGCATCCGCATCATCGTCGGATCATCGTGACCGAGTATATCGAGCTTGAGCAGGTTCGCATCAAACGCGTGGTAATCGAAATGCGTCGTCTTCCAATCGGCGCTCGTATCGTCCGCCGGATACTGGACCGGCGTGATGTCGTCCACCTCGATGTAATCCGGCACGACGACGATCCCTCCCGGGTGCTGACCCGTGCTCCGCTTGACGCCGGTGCATCCCAAGGCGAGCCGGTTCAGCTCCGCCCCGCGCCACTTCTTGCCTTGGTCTTCCTCGTATTTTTTCACGAAGCCAAACGCCGTCTTTTCCGCCACCGTACCGATCGTACCGGCGCGGAATACGCTTTTTTCGCCGAACAGCACCTTCGTATAGTTATGCGCATGAGGCTGGTATTCGCCGGAAAAGTTAAGGTCGATATCGGGCACCTTGTCGCCCTTAAAGCCCAGGAACGTCTCGAACGGAATGTCCTGCCCGTCGCCTTTCAGCCTGCTGCCGCACTTCGGACAATCTTTATCCGGCAGGTCGAAGCCGGAAGGAACCGACCCGTCGAGAAACCATTCGGCATATTGGCAATCTTTGCATAAATAATGCGGCGGCAGCGGGTTAACCTCGGAGATGCCGAGGAACATTGCGACGACGGACGAGCCGACCGATCCCCGCGAGCCGACGAGATAACCGTCCTCATTGGACTTTTTCACAAGCCGCTCGGAAATCAAATAGTTCGCCGAGAAGCCGTATTTGATAATCGGCACGAGTTCTTTTTCCAGCCGGGCGGTCACAACCTCCGGCAGCTCCTCGCCGTACATCCGCTTGGCGGTATCGTAGCACTTCGTGCGGATTTCCTCTTCGGCACCCTCGATAATCGGCGTAAACAGCTTGGAAGGGAACAGCTCGATTTCCTCGAACTCATCCGCCAGCTCGCTCGTGTTTTTCACGACGACTTCATAGGCTTTGTCTTTGCCCAGGTGCGCGAATTCCTCCAGCATCTCCTTCGTCGTGCGAAAATGCACGTCCGGCTTGCGAATTTCCTTCAGCGGGCTGAAGCCGGTGATGCCGTGGATCGTGATGTCGCGGAATATTTTTTCCCGCGGATGCAGGTAATGCACGTTGCCGGTAGCGATCACCCGCTTGTTCAGCTTGTAGCCGATCTCGCAGATGCGGCGGTTCGTTTCCTCCAGCTGCTCCTTGCTGCCGACGAGCCCTTTTTCCACAAGATGCATGTTGACGCAAACGGGCTGTATTTCCAGCACATCATAAAACTCCGCCACCTGCTCGGCTTCCTCGACCGATTTGTTCAACACCGTCTCATAAAATTCGCCTTTCTCGCAGCCCGATGCGATGAGTAGCCCTTCGCGCATCTCCTGCAGCTTGCTTTTCGGAATACAAGCGACTCGGTGGAAATATTGGGTATGTGAAAGCGAGATGAGCTTGAACAGGTTTTTCTTGCCGATCGCGTTTTTTGCATAAATGCAGCAGTGGAACGGACGCTGGTTGGTCAAATCTTTGCCGACGTTATCGTTAAGGCGGTTTAGATTGACGATGCCGCGGTCCGCCGCTTCCTTGATCAGATGGAACAACACGTGGCCGAGCGCAATCGAGTCGTCGATGGCTCGGTGGTGGTTATCCAGGCTGACCTTGAATTTATCGGTGAGCGTGTTCAGACGGTGGTTTTTCATCGACGGAAACAGGAAACGCGCCAGCTCCAGCGTATCGAGCACCGGATTGGTGACCTCCGGCAGCCCGAGCTGCTTCAGGTTGGCTTGAATAAAGCCGATGTCGAAACGGGCATTGTGCGCCACAAGCACCGCATCGCCGACAAACTCGATAAATTCGGGCAGCTTGTCTTTGAGCTCGGGCGCGCCGCGCACCATATCGTCGGTAATGTTCGTCAGCTGCTGAATGTTGTAAGGTATTTTTTCATGCGGATCGATAAACGTCGCGAAGCGGTCGATTTCTTTGCCGTCCTGCATTTTAACGCCGGCGAGCTCGATGATCTTGTTGCTGGTCACCGACAAACCGGTCGTCTCGATGTCGAAAATGACGTACGTCCCTTCGCGGATGTCCATATCGACCGGGTTCAGCACGATCGGGACCGCGTCATTGACCACATTCGCTTCCACGCCGTAAATCACTTTGATGCCGTATTTATGCGCAGCATGGTTGGCCTCCGGGAACGACTGAACGCCGCCGTGGTCGGTGATCGCGATCGCTTTATGCCCCCATTTGGCAGCGGTTTTGATGTACTGATCGACCGGCGTAACCGCGTCCATCGTGCTCATTGTCGTATGCAGATGAAATTCGACGCGTTTTTCCTCGGCATCGTCTTTACGGTCCGGCGGGGCTACCACCTCATTGAGATCGGACGGGATCATCACAAGCTCAGGCACCTGCATGAACCGGTCGTACTCGACGCGGCCGCGCACCTTAACCCACTTGCCGTTGGCCAGCAAGCTTAAAATCTTCAAATCTTCCTTTGTTTTAGCGAAGCATTTCATCATCAATGAATCGGTAAAATCCGTTATGTTAAAAGTAAACAGCGTGCTGCCGTTTCTCAGCTCTTTCGATTCCAGGCCGAACACCATACCCTGCAGGACGACCTTCTTCTCCTCGTCCTTGATTTCTTGCAGCGGCACAGGCGGATCTTTGATTTCATAGCCGATCATCAGTTTCAGGTCGGCCTCCGGCAAACTCTCCTCCTCCGGCTCGCTGAAGCTCGATGTCATGATGACCTGCGAAACTTCTTTCTCTTCTTCTTCGATCTGCTTGGCGAACTGCTCGAACACCTCTTCGGTCGACGTGTTCACCGCCAAACGAATCTGGTAATCAAGCGAAAAATATTTGCTATAAAATGTATGAATGAATTGCTGAATGTTTTTCTTCTTCGCGAGCTCAAGGCCGATCTGGTCGAGCAGCAGCAGCGTGATGACGTTCCCCTGCGCCTCGATTTTCGCCTTCATGAGCCAGCCGTTGACGGAAACCGGCTCGCGCTGAATCCATTCGAGAAACAAACCCCAATACTGCTCGGCGACCGCCGCGCGGTCCACCTCTTCGGTAAACTGCAAAATAAAATGAATTTTCGCGATATGAGTGAACTTGTCGCGGATCATTCGGCAAAAGCTGAGGTACACGTCTTGAGGAACAATTGTGTTTTTAACGATGTAAAACGTCCAATCTTTGTTTTTCCGGCTGACTTCCACCTTATCGATATAACCGTCCGAGAAAAATGAATCGATCACTTCGGAAGGAACCTGCGAGTGCTTCATCAGCATCTCGAAACGCTCCCGTTTGACAGCCAAGTTGCTCATGCATGTCCTCTCCCCTTTTAAACAATCCCCCAAAAGTGACGCCAGCCTTTGCAGCGTAGTCCGGGTACTTTCGAGGGAGCCCCCGTATTAAAAACAAAAAGGGCTGAAGACCCGGCGATCGACGAAAACCGAGGGCGAATCGTTCTTTGATTGAAGAGGAACGATCCGCACCTGCAGCGATCCGTTTTCACCGGACTTTAAGCCCTTTTAATACGCCCGGCCAAAAACGACCGTGTGCTCGGCCTGTTCCCCGCAGACCAAACATTTTGATTTATGCTCCGCCGGCTCGAAAGGTATATTCCGGCTCGTAGCACCGGTTTCTTCCTTCACCTGCGCTTCGCAGGCTGCGGAACCGCACCAACCGGCAAGCAGGAAGCCGCGCTTTTCGTCAAGGAATTGCTTCATCTCGTCGAGCGAATCGACGGAGCCGAAGTGTTCGTCGCGGAACTGCTTCGCCCGCTCGAACATTTGCTGATGAATCTCCTCCAGCATCTTTTGGACTTCGGATACGAAATC
The window above is part of the Paenibacillus hamazuiensis genome. Proteins encoded here:
- the rimP gene encoding ribosome maturation factor RimP — encoded protein: MSTEQIKSIVESLVQPYLDQHGFELVDIEYVKEGGNWFLRVFVDKEGGIDIDDCGRISEYLSEKLDEKDPIESAYFLEVSSPGAERPLKKPQDFQKAVGHHVFVTTYEPVGGLKEFEGVLAEYNEQELVVEIGKKKHAIPVGKVAGARLAIVF
- the nusA gene encoding transcription termination factor NusA, which gives rise to MNMDFIEALSEIEREKGIAKDILIDAIEAALISSYKRNFNTAQNVRVDINRQTGLIKVYARKTVVEDVLDPRMEISVQAAREINQNYQLNDIVEIEVTPRDFGRIAAQTAKQVVTQRIREAERGLIYNAFVDKEEDIVNGIVQRQDQRNLYIDLGKIEAALPLTELMPTDKFKQGDRVKAYITKVENTTKGPQIILSRTHPGLLKRLFELEVPEIYDGVVEIRSVAREAGFRSKIAVHSRNTEVDPVGSCVGPKGVRVQTIVNELKGEKIDIVRWMENVEEYVANALSPSKVLEVQVFENEKMARVIVPDYQLSLAIGIKGQNARLAAKLTGWKIDIKSETQAEQEYGRPKTYGEEMHQDSVSID
- a CDS encoding PolC-type DNA polymerase III → MSNLAVKRERFEMLMKHSQVPSEVIDSFFSDGYIDKVEVSRKNKDWTFYIVKNTIVPQDVYLSFCRMIRDKFTHIAKIHFILQFTEEVDRAAVAEQYWGLFLEWIQREPVSVNGWLMKAKIEAQGNVITLLLLDQIGLELAKKKNIQQFIHTFYSKYFSLDYQIRLAVNTSTEEVFEQFAKQIEEEEKEVSQVIMTSSFSEPEEESLPEADLKLMIGYEIKDPPVPLQEIKDEEKKVVLQGMVFGLESKELRNGSTLFTFNITDFTDSLMMKCFAKTKEDLKILSLLANGKWVKVRGRVEYDRFMQVPELVMIPSDLNEVVAPPDRKDDAEEKRVEFHLHTTMSTMDAVTPVDQYIKTAAKWGHKAIAITDHGGVQSFPEANHAAHKYGIKVIYGVEANVVNDAVPIVLNPVDMDIREGTYVIFDIETTGLSVTSNKIIELAGVKMQDGKEIDRFATFIDPHEKIPYNIQQLTNITDDMVRGAPELKDKLPEFIEFVGDAVLVAHNARFDIGFIQANLKQLGLPEVTNPVLDTLELARFLFPSMKNHRLNTLTDKFKVSLDNHHRAIDDSIALGHVLFHLIKEAADRGIVNLNRLNDNVGKDLTNQRPFHCCIYAKNAIGKKNLFKLISLSHTQYFHRVACIPKSKLQEMREGLLIASGCEKGEFYETVLNKSVEEAEQVAEFYDVLEIQPVCVNMHLVEKGLVGSKEQLEETNRRICEIGYKLNKRVIATGNVHYLHPREKIFRDITIHGITGFSPLKEIRKPDVHFRTTKEMLEEFAHLGKDKAYEVVVKNTSELADEFEEIELFPSKLFTPIIEGAEEEIRTKCYDTAKRMYGEELPEVVTARLEKELVPIIKYGFSANYLISERLVKKSNEDGYLVGSRGSVGSSVVAMFLGISEVNPLPPHYLCKDCQYAEWFLDGSVPSGFDLPDKDCPKCGSRLKGDGQDIPFETFLGFKGDKVPDIDLNFSGEYQPHAHNYTKVLFGEKSVFRAGTIGTVAEKTAFGFVKKYEEDQGKKWRGAELNRLALGCTGVKRSTGQHPGGIVVVPDYIEVDDITPVQYPADDTSADWKTTHFDYHAFDANLLKLDILGHDDPTMMRMLQDLTGVDPTTIPMNDPKVMSMFNSVEALGVTPEQIRTPVATYGVPEMGTKFVRQMLEEAQPSSFADLLQISGLSHGTGVWLDNAQELIKKGICTIKTVIGCRDDIMLYLIYKAGMDAALAFKITESVRKGKGLTDEWKEEMKKCKVPQWYIDSCEKIQYMFPKAHAAAYVISAVRTAYFKLYHPIEFYATYFSVRATDFELETLCQGYDAILKRLLEIEEKAFQATPKEKAMVSILEMALEMTARGFSFKPLDLYKSHATKFLVDGDSLIPPFSAVAGIGENAAKSIAAAKDDGPFLSIEDFQQRSKASKTIVELLTQMGCFRGLPESNQLSLF